One window of the Salvia miltiorrhiza cultivar Shanhuang (shh) unplaced genomic scaffold, IMPLAD_Smil_shh original_scaffold_358, whole genome shotgun sequence genome contains the following:
- the LOC131004272 gene encoding zinc finger BED domain-containing protein DAYSLEEPER-like isoform X2 — protein sequence MVWDHFTIETINPDCVRAFCNQCKKSFAYISGAKLAGTSHLKRHISLGICPVGRSKQVKDQMIPHVPPPVNGTNIPRKRCRASNGVTSSYFDGDSCSYDLAKMIIQHDYPLGLVEQSGFVDFTKSLQPQFNIPSVSLLEEQIMGIYLREKQRLMDFLSGIPGRLNLTLDLRTSNQSFAYVLLTGHFTDHDWKLQRRIFNVTVAQFPDSETAFTRAIAACLGDWGIEDKLFTITLDLSHATQSARENIRNLLPVKNSIILKGQLLINSCYACMMRSLAQDSICSVRQTIQKVRQSVKYVKTSDANEERFNKLKQQLQVPSTKSLTLDDLTQWNTTYQMLVAASEMKEVFYCLDTYDPDYKLTVTMDEWGQVETLCSYLKIFYEAANILTSPVYPTTNSFFDVVWKIYFELLHAAVSQDFFVSMLTRPLLDKFTKFWEDCNLVLAIAVVMDPRFKMKFVEFSFSRIYGDDAEVWVKIVDQGLHDLYLDYVMLSLPAPIIEADNEDLVKTEEVSPEDGILSDDGGFSDFDVDISDIMGETHVKSEIDQYLEESVLPRVQDFDVLGWWRVNRLRYPTLSKLASDVLSIPLSTIPPESVFDSGERKMDSYLSSLRPKTLQALMCAKDWLQHTTSNEVFPSETSPELAFVKTEL from the coding sequence ATGGTTTGGGATCACTTCACGATTGAAACCATTAATCCTGATTGTGTCAGGGCATTTTGTAACCAGTGCAAAAAGTCGTTTGCTTATATATCAGGGGCAAAACTAGCTGGAACCAGTCATCTAAAACGTCATATTTCTTTGGGGATCTGCCCTGTTGGCCGTAGTAAGCAGGTGAAAGATCAAATGATTCCCCATGTACCGCCCCCTGTGAATGGCACTAACATACCAAGAAAACGTTGCCGTGCTTCAAATGGAGTCACAAGCAGTTATTTTGATGGTGATAGCTGCAGCTACGACCTTGCAAAAATGATAATTCAGCATGATTATCCTCTTGGTTTGGTTGAACAATCTGGTTTTGTAGATTTTACAAAGAGTCTCCAGcctcagtttaatattcctagTGTTAGTCTATTGGAAGAGCAAATTATGGGCATATACTTGAGAGAGAAGCAAAGGCTTATGGACTTTCTTAGTGGAATTCCAGGACGTCTAAACCTTACATTAGACTTGCGTACTTCAAATCAGAGCTTTGCTTATGTATTGCTAACAGGTCACTTTACCGATCATGACTGGAAGTTGCAAAGAAGGATCTTCAATGTTACTGTTGCACAGTTTCCTGATTCTGAAACAGCCTTCACGCGTGCTATTGCTGCTTGCTTAGGTGATTGGGGCATTGAGGACAAGTTATTTACTATCACTCTCGACCTCAGTCATGCTACTCAAAGTGCCAGAGAAAATATTAGAAATCTGCTACCGGTCAAGAACTCCATTATTCTCAAAGGTCAGCTGTTGATTAATAGCTGTTATGCATGTATGATGAGGAGTCTGGCTCAGGATTCTATATGTTCCGTGAGGCAAACCATCCAGAAAGTACGGCAGAGTGTGAAGTATGTGAAAACCTCGGATGCTAATGAAGAAAGATTTAACAAACTGAAACAACAGCTTCAAGTTCCCAGCACAAAGAGCTTGACGCTTGATGATTTGACGCAATGGAATACCACCTACCAAATGTTGGTGGCTGCTTCTGAAATGAAGGAAGTATTTTATTGTTTGGATACTTATGATCCAGATTACAAGTTGACTGTGACCATGGATGAATGGGGACAGGTGGAAACTCTATGCTCatacttgaaaatattttatgaggCAGCCAACATACTAACATCACCTGTTTATCCAACAACGAACTCATTCTTCGATGTTGTGTGgaaaatttattttgaactaTTGCATGCTGCTGTGAGCCAGGATTTTTTTGTAAGCATGCTAACAAGACCACTGCTGGATAAGTTCACCAAATTCTGGGAAGATTGTAACCTGGTTCTTGCAATTGCCGTAGTGATGGATCCAAGGTTCAAGATGAAGTTTGTGGAATTTAGCTTCTCGAGGATATATGGTGATGATGCCGAGGTTTGGGTTAAGATTGTTGATCAGGGTCTGCATGATCTGTATCTGGATTATGTGATGCTGTCCCTTCCTGCACCCATCATAGAAGCAGACAATGAGGATCTGGTGAAAACAGAAGAGGTATCTCCAGAGGATGGCATTCTCTCCGATGATGGTGGATTCTCAGATTTTGATGTAGATATCTCGGATATCATGGGCGAAACACATGTCAAGTCTGAGATAGACCAATATCTTGAAGAATCTGTTTTGCCCCGTGTGCAAGATTTTGATGTATTAGGTTGGTGGAGGGTAAATAGGTTAAGGTATCCCACTCTGTCCAAGCTGGCTTCCGACGTGCTATCAATTCCGCTCTCGACCATCCCTCCAGAATCGGTGTTCGATTCAGGTGAGAGGAAGATGGATAGCTACTTGAGTTCATTGAGACCTAAAACCCTTCAGGCCCTCATGTGTGCGAAAGATTGGCTTCAGCATACAACATCTAATGAGGTATTTCCATCTGAAACATCACCAGAACTGGCTTTTGTTAAAACAGAATTATGA
- the LOC131004281 gene encoding VQ motif-containing protein 11-like, which translates to MASSPNNSSNPPIIHSLSNGLDPDTTFVQTDPETFRAVVQSLTGAGAERRPSARKLKIKLNGASNHRPVMASPVSPLEFDEEERAIAAKGFYLHPNPFTGSDPPELLPLFPLHSPTHRY; encoded by the coding sequence ATGGCTTCTTCTCCCAACAATTCTTCCAACCCGCCCATAATCCATTCTCTCTCAAACGGGCTCGACCCGGATACCACCTTCGTCCAAACCGACCCGGAAACCTTCCGGGCCGTCGTCCAGAGCCTAACCGGCGCCGGCGCAGAGAGAAGGCCAAGTGCAAGGAAGCTGAAAATCAAGCTCAATGGCGCAAGCAACCACCGGCCGGTCATGGCGTCGCCGGTCTCCCCGctggagttcgacgaagaagagaGGGCCATTGCGGCAAAGGGCTTTTACTTGCACCCCAACCCCTTTACAGGATCCGACCCGCCTGAGCTACTGCCTCTGTTTCCACTCCATTCACCTACACACCGCTATTAA
- the LOC131004272 gene encoding zinc finger BED domain-containing protein DAYSLEEPER-like isoform X1 — MYEMDISINQSAFPDSDSKPNKRRRKKSMVWDHFTIETINPDCVRAFCNQCKKSFAYISGAKLAGTSHLKRHISLGICPVGRSKQVKDQMIPHVPPPVNGTNIPRKRCRASNGVTSSYFDGDSCSYDLAKMIIQHDYPLGLVEQSGFVDFTKSLQPQFNIPSVSLLEEQIMGIYLREKQRLMDFLSGIPGRLNLTLDLRTSNQSFAYVLLTGHFTDHDWKLQRRIFNVTVAQFPDSETAFTRAIAACLGDWGIEDKLFTITLDLSHATQSARENIRNLLPVKNSIILKGQLLINSCYACMMRSLAQDSICSVRQTIQKVRQSVKYVKTSDANEERFNKLKQQLQVPSTKSLTLDDLTQWNTTYQMLVAASEMKEVFYCLDTYDPDYKLTVTMDEWGQVETLCSYLKIFYEAANILTSPVYPTTNSFFDVVWKIYFELLHAAVSQDFFVSMLTRPLLDKFTKFWEDCNLVLAIAVVMDPRFKMKFVEFSFSRIYGDDAEVWVKIVDQGLHDLYLDYVMLSLPAPIIEADNEDLVKTEEVSPEDGILSDDGGFSDFDVDISDIMGETHVKSEIDQYLEESVLPRVQDFDVLGWWRVNRLRYPTLSKLASDVLSIPLSTIPPESVFDSGERKMDSYLSSLRPKTLQALMCAKDWLQHTTSNEVFPSETSPELAFVKTEL, encoded by the coding sequence ATGTATGAAATGGATATATCTATTAATCAAAGTGCTTTCCCTGATTCAGATTCCAAGCCGAATAAACGAAGGCGGAAAAAGTCCATGGTTTGGGATCACTTCACGATTGAAACCATTAATCCTGATTGTGTCAGGGCATTTTGTAACCAGTGCAAAAAGTCGTTTGCTTATATATCAGGGGCAAAACTAGCTGGAACCAGTCATCTAAAACGTCATATTTCTTTGGGGATCTGCCCTGTTGGCCGTAGTAAGCAGGTGAAAGATCAAATGATTCCCCATGTACCGCCCCCTGTGAATGGCACTAACATACCAAGAAAACGTTGCCGTGCTTCAAATGGAGTCACAAGCAGTTATTTTGATGGTGATAGCTGCAGCTACGACCTTGCAAAAATGATAATTCAGCATGATTATCCTCTTGGTTTGGTTGAACAATCTGGTTTTGTAGATTTTACAAAGAGTCTCCAGcctcagtttaatattcctagTGTTAGTCTATTGGAAGAGCAAATTATGGGCATATACTTGAGAGAGAAGCAAAGGCTTATGGACTTTCTTAGTGGAATTCCAGGACGTCTAAACCTTACATTAGACTTGCGTACTTCAAATCAGAGCTTTGCTTATGTATTGCTAACAGGTCACTTTACCGATCATGACTGGAAGTTGCAAAGAAGGATCTTCAATGTTACTGTTGCACAGTTTCCTGATTCTGAAACAGCCTTCACGCGTGCTATTGCTGCTTGCTTAGGTGATTGGGGCATTGAGGACAAGTTATTTACTATCACTCTCGACCTCAGTCATGCTACTCAAAGTGCCAGAGAAAATATTAGAAATCTGCTACCGGTCAAGAACTCCATTATTCTCAAAGGTCAGCTGTTGATTAATAGCTGTTATGCATGTATGATGAGGAGTCTGGCTCAGGATTCTATATGTTCCGTGAGGCAAACCATCCAGAAAGTACGGCAGAGTGTGAAGTATGTGAAAACCTCGGATGCTAATGAAGAAAGATTTAACAAACTGAAACAACAGCTTCAAGTTCCCAGCACAAAGAGCTTGACGCTTGATGATTTGACGCAATGGAATACCACCTACCAAATGTTGGTGGCTGCTTCTGAAATGAAGGAAGTATTTTATTGTTTGGATACTTATGATCCAGATTACAAGTTGACTGTGACCATGGATGAATGGGGACAGGTGGAAACTCTATGCTCatacttgaaaatattttatgaggCAGCCAACATACTAACATCACCTGTTTATCCAACAACGAACTCATTCTTCGATGTTGTGTGgaaaatttattttgaactaTTGCATGCTGCTGTGAGCCAGGATTTTTTTGTAAGCATGCTAACAAGACCACTGCTGGATAAGTTCACCAAATTCTGGGAAGATTGTAACCTGGTTCTTGCAATTGCCGTAGTGATGGATCCAAGGTTCAAGATGAAGTTTGTGGAATTTAGCTTCTCGAGGATATATGGTGATGATGCCGAGGTTTGGGTTAAGATTGTTGATCAGGGTCTGCATGATCTGTATCTGGATTATGTGATGCTGTCCCTTCCTGCACCCATCATAGAAGCAGACAATGAGGATCTGGTGAAAACAGAAGAGGTATCTCCAGAGGATGGCATTCTCTCCGATGATGGTGGATTCTCAGATTTTGATGTAGATATCTCGGATATCATGGGCGAAACACATGTCAAGTCTGAGATAGACCAATATCTTGAAGAATCTGTTTTGCCCCGTGTGCAAGATTTTGATGTATTAGGTTGGTGGAGGGTAAATAGGTTAAGGTATCCCACTCTGTCCAAGCTGGCTTCCGACGTGCTATCAATTCCGCTCTCGACCATCCCTCCAGAATCGGTGTTCGATTCAGGTGAGAGGAAGATGGATAGCTACTTGAGTTCATTGAGACCTAAAACCCTTCAGGCCCTCATGTGTGCGAAAGATTGGCTTCAGCATACAACATCTAATGAGGTATTTCCATCTGAAACATCACCAGAACTGGCTTTTGTTAAAACAGAATTATGA